In a genomic window of Ipomoea triloba cultivar NCNSP0323 chromosome 3, ASM357664v1:
- the LOC116013520 gene encoding uncharacterized protein LOC116013520: MKGEVQLEALGGSNPSDTDPLLHAQHVDSSPSSSSSASETPNEIKVEDLESGSLPCCRICLECDGEDDDELISPCMCKGTQQFVHRACLDHWRSVKEGFAFSHCTTCKAQFHLRVAELEDNSWRKVKFRLFVARDVFLVFLAVQTVIAVMGGSAYLMDKDGTFRNSFNDSWDRILSKHPIPFYYCIGVLAFFVLLGFFGLILHCSSLNSNDPHMAGCQNCCYGWGILDCFPASMEACFALVIIFVVIFAILGIAYGFLAATMAIQRIWQRHYHILTKRELTQEYIVEDLHGCYTPPKLDKEHEERLKMLKLL, translated from the exons ATGAAAGGAGAAGTACAGCTGGAGGCGTTGGGAGGGTCTAATCCTAGCGACACCGATCCTTTGCTCCACGCCCAGCATGTGGACTCGTCGCCGTCGTCGTCTTCATCTGCATCGGAGACCCCCAACGAGATAAAGGTTGAAGATTTGGAGAGTGGTTCGCTGCCTTGCTGTAGAATCTGCCTCGAATGCGACGGGGAAGATG ATGATGAATTGATCTCACCATGCATGTGCAAGGGCACCCAGCAGTTTGTGCACCGTGCTTGTCTTGATCATTGGCGATCAGTCAAA GAGGGATTTGCATTTTCACATTGCACTACTTGTAAAGCTCAATTTCATCTTCGGGTGGCGGAGTTAGAGGACAACAGTTGGAGAAAAGTAAAGTTCAGACTCTTTGTGGCTAGGGATGTTTTCCTTGTGTTTTTGGCTGTACAAACT GTGATTGCAGTGATGGGCGGCTCTGCATACCTTATGGATAAAGATGGAACATTTAGGAATTCATTCAATGACAGTTGGGACCGCATATTGTCCAAACATCCTATTCCCTTCTATTACTGTATAG GAGTGCTTGCATTCTTTGTGCTGCTTGGATTTTTTGGGCTCATACTACATTGTTCCTCGCTTAATAGCAATGACCCACACATGGCTGGTTGTCAGAACTGCTGTTACGGCTGGGGTATCTTGGATTGCTTTCCTGCATCAATGGAAGCATGCTTTGCACTCGTTATTATTTTCGTAGTTATCTTTGCTATTCTGGGCATTGCGTATGGTTTCCTTGCTGCCACCATGGCCATCCAAAGGATCTGGCAGAGACACTACCACATCCTCACAAAGAGAGAACTTACACAG GAATATATAGTAGAAGATCTTCATGGCTGCTATACCCCACCAAAACTGGACAAAGAACACGAAGAACGTCTTAAAATGCTCAAACTCTTATAG